From Seriola aureovittata isolate HTS-2021-v1 ecotype China chromosome 16, ASM2101889v1, whole genome shotgun sequence, one genomic window encodes:
- the LOC130184389 gene encoding 1-acylglycerol-3-phosphate O-acyltransferase ABHD5-like has protein sequence MRRMAAEIQPVKEQSSWILSWLPSWCPTSPSQLKDAEEKMLKVVKRPFSRQHVRISNGDYLWTLAFSTPSQLCSPASCQQPPTRPRPPLVLLHGFGGGVALWAQNLDSLSSNGPVYALDLLGFGRSSRPQFSTSPEGAEEQFLAALEEWREKVGLEEMVLLGHNLGGYLSAAYALKYPHRVKHLLLVEPWGFPARPENPNHNSIPVWIRAMGAVMSPFNPLAGLRLAGPLGPMLVQTIRSDFKQKYSSVFDDNTVSDYIYHLNAQTPSGETAFKNMTIPYGWAMRPMLERIGQVRADIPISFIYGSRSSIDSDSGYAFKKTRPDVEITVIRGAGHYVFADQPDDFNQAVLQILARMEKKSEDEGTKK, from the exons ATGCGAAGGATGGCGGCGGAGATTCAACCTGTCAAGGAGCAGAG CTCCTGGATATTAAGTTGGCTTCCCTCTTGGTGCCCCACTTCTCCCTCTCAGCTGaaagatgcagaagaaaaaatgCTCAAGG TTGTGAAGCGGCCTTTCTCCAGGCAGCACGTCCGGATATCCAACGGCGACTATCTGTGGACGTTAGCGTTTTCCACTCCGTCACAGCTATGCTCCCCCGCGTCTTGCCAGCAGCCCCCTACCCGACCCAGGCCTCCATTGGTTCTCCTGCATGGCTTTGGTGGTGGAGTTGCCCTTTGGGCCCAAAACCTGGACTCTCTCTCCAGCAACGGGCCGGTGTACGCTCTAGACCTGCTGGGCTTCGGCAGGAGCAGCCGTCCCCAGTTCAGCACCAGCCCTGAAGGGGCTGAGGAGCAGTTCTTGGCAGCcctggaggagtggagggagaaGGTGGGACTGGAGGAAATGGTGCTGCTGGGGCATAACCTCGGAGGATACCTGTCTGCTGCCTACGCTCTCAAATACCCACACAG GGtaaaacatctgctgctggTGGAGCCGTGGGGGTTTCCGGCGCGTCCTGAGAACCCCAACCACAACTCCATCCCAGTGTGGATCAGAGCCATGGGGGCTGTCATGAGCCCCTTCAACCCTCTGGCTGGACTCAGGCTGGCTGGGCCTCtag gtccAATGCTGGTCCAGACCATCAGATCTGATTTCAAGCAGAAATACTCCTCTGTGTTCGATGACAACACTGTATCTGACTACATCTACCATCTGAACGCCCAGACTCCAAG tggagAAACGGCCTTTAAGAACATGACCATTCCCTACGGCTGGGCCATGAGGCCTATGCTGGAGAGGATCGGGCAGGTCCGAGCAGACATTCCCATTTCCTTCATCTACGGATCACGCTCCAGCATTGACAGCGACTCTGGATATGCTTTCAAGAAAACCAGACCAGACGTGGAAATCACA gtgATCAGAGGAGCAGGCCATTACGTTTTCGCCGACCAGCCAGATGACTTCAACCAGGCGGTCCTTCAGATCCTCGCCAGGATGGAGAAGAAAAGTGAGGACGAGGGGACGAAGAAGTGA